Within Epilithonimonas zeae, the genomic segment GTGCTTTTTCAGCAATAGAAACATTGTTATTCTGAATCAATCTGATTTGAGGCAACGATTGCAAAATGATGAAACGAACGACCTTCAAATCAGCCAGTCTTCTGTCCAATCTTGCGATAAAATCTCTTTTGTCAGCAATCTGGTAATCCTGATATTGAGCAGCATTGATTTCCATCAAAGCCAATTCTTCACTGGATTTTTGCATTCTGAGACTTCCTGCAATGATGTAATCTTCAATCTTTTTTACAGATTCTATATTGCTGGTAAAAATCGTTTGAAGAACTGCATTATCTTTTGTTGAATTGATGATTCCTGCATTGACTTTATTCGAAATGTCCGAAATATTATTGACGATTTTGTCATATTTCACAAACAAAGTTTCGACAGAACTTACCATTTTGCTTAAGAAAGGAATCTTTTTCAGGAATTTCTTCACAGAACTTCCTTCCAATTCATCAACATCTACATAGTTGAGCTCAACCAATAGTTTATTAATCAATTCTCCAACTTCTCCAGAGTTTGATTTTCTAACATTATTCAGGAAAGAATCACTTTGATTAGCCAAAGAATTTTGCAATTCCGACCCAAAATTGATAATCGAATTCGGGTTTTGTTCGTCTAATGAGCCAGAAAGACTGTCGTATTTCTGAACATCAATTGACGGAAGTTGCGCCAAATCTACGTTGCCATTTTTGTCAATGACAGGGCTTGTTACTTGAGGTAAATCCATTTCCATTATTGATATAAACTTAAATATTTAGCTAAACCTTCTCTTTGTCCATTCCCAACAGCTTCGAACTTCCATTCGCCGTTTCTCTCATAAATTCTACCGAATTCTACGGCTGTTTCGATTGAGAAATCCTCATCTAATTCGTACTTTAAAATCTCTTCATTGGTTTCAGTATTGAAAACTCTGATGAATGAATTTCTCACCTGTCCGAAGTTTTGATTTCTGGAATCCGCTTCGTGAATCGTTACCACAACGATGATTTCCTTAACTCTAGGGTCGATACCTGTAAGATCAATTTTAATTTGCTCATCATCGCCGTCGCCGTCTCCAGTCAGGTTATCTCCAGTGTGAGTTACAGATTTGTCAGGAGTTTGCAAGTTGTTATAAAAAACAAAGAACTCATCCGCTACCAATTTTTTATTCTCGCCCAACACAAAAACCGAAGCATCCAAATCGAAAGCACCTCCAGTAGATGAATTGTTTGCGTCCCAGCCTAGTCCAATAGTGAATTTTGGGGCATTAATATTTTGTCTTTGTCCTTTTTGTAAGTTGATTGCCATTGTAATTTATTTTTTAATTTGATTATATTTTGTTTGTATTCTTCTACCAAATGGTAGTTGTTGCTGATTGCCAGATTCAGGATTTCTTTTCTTTTAGCTTCTGAAATATTGTTATAAATATTCTCAAAATCCTGGTCCTGCATTAGCAAAATGTATTTTGTAATCCTTGTGTTGAAGTGGAAATCTCTGCCGTTAATTACATCAATCAAATCTTCAGTGGTTTTAATTTTGAAATAATTGTAATGATTTTCGATTTTTGGATGGATATTTTTGTTCATTAATTCAGCAAAATAAACGAAGATGAATTCGCCATTCACGTCATAATGTTTCAGGATTTTATCGACTGTATTTTCGTGACTTCCTGTGATTTTGATATCGTCCAAGAAAAGACAGAACTTGCCATCTACAAAGCTTTTATCGATGTAATAAGTATCATTGGCGATGAGATTGATTCTTTCCTCATAACTCATATTGCCATAATCTTCCACATAAGTTTGCTTTCTGTGGATTTTTCCTTCCAGACAAGCTGATTTTCCATTCTCGAACAGGAAATAATTAAGCTGTTCCTTGAAATAGAAACAAAGAAAGTTCGAAGCTGTTGGAATCGAATGATAAGGACTTGGAAACAGAATAATCTCTTCCTGTTCCAACAACTCATCTCTGAATTCTGAAATAAATCCCTGAAATAATTCTTCAGCAAATTCTTTCGCTACAGAAGTGTCTCCAAACTTGAACCTGCTGTAACTTCCTTCATCAAAAGGACTTTTAAGTTCACTTTCTATTTTATGTAAACTATATCTTTTTTTCATAACTTTTTTAAAATTTCACCAGTTGTGCTTTGACGCCAAATCGTTTTGCGCCTTCATAATCTGCAATTCTATTATCGCCTATATGTAAAATTTTTTCTTTTTCAACTTTTCTTAACTCATTGATTTTATTAAACATCATATCAAAAATCTTTAAGTTCGGTTTCGAAGCTTTTACCTCATCAGAAAAAATCATAAACGAAAAATAATTGGCCAAGCCGTGATGTTCCAAAACTTTCCTCAAAGATTCTCCATTGATAAACGCTGTGTTGCTTAAGATGCTTGCTGTTTTATTTTTTTCTTTGATTTCAATTAATATTTCCTCAATATTTTCCCATAAAATGACAGGTATATTATTCAGAAATAAGTCATCTACCTGATGAAAAAACTGATTGAGGTCTTCCAAAGAAATCTTTTCTGTGTCTTTTCCCAAAGCATCCAACATTATCAAAAAAGTCTCTTCTCTTTCCAGATGATTGCCAGTTTTTTCTGATATCCTGTTAAACAAAATATCATAATGCCTGACAGTTTTCCGAACCTCATCAATATCTTTTTCAATAGAAAAAAAATCTCTGAATAACGCATCTCTTTTCCCCTTGAAATTAGGATTAGATTTGATGATTGTCAGCCAAAGGTCAAAAGAAAAATGCTCGTACGAGTCTATATCTATCTCCACAAACTATTACTTAGAACCCGCAGACCATTGCATTCCCCAATTGTACATCTTATCACAATCGCTATGCGAATTATGGAAAGTCACCAGTTTTTTCACCTGCATACTAGTTGGCGAAAATAGAATCTCCGCGATAGCACAGAATTTTCTTGGATCACTTTGCTTGCCCATTTCAACTTCGATATCCGGATTTCCAGATACTTTGATGGTTACAACACCATTGGTTTCTGCCCATCTTGCAACACCATCATAGATGAAACAGTAAATGATCATTCTTTTGATGTTGTTATTAGGATTCACAATGATGTTTTCTCCAGATCCTGCCGCAGCTCCCCTGTCATCACCTGTATGCCAAACCCACGGCGAATCTGTATATCTGCCTTGGCGCGTTTGTCTGTCTCTTGGTCCGCCATTTCCTTTGGCAAACTGAACACCATCTATCACATTTTTTTGTCCATCTGCCAGCTCATAGAAACAACCAAGATCAAGATCAATTGCGTTATTACCGCCTAATAGACTTGCGAAAAAACCTTTTTTAGTTTCGCCTTGTGACCAGTTGAGATTAATAACAATCTCTTTACTGTTGTCTTTTTTTGTAAGATCAATGGAATGGGTGTCACCTTGTTTTTCAATGGTAACTTTTTGTAGGTTAATAGCCATAATATGTTTATTTTATGATGGATCCGTTGTAATATTTTTCTAAGAAAAAGCCTAAATCTGCCTTATATCCAATACCTGAAGCTTCGAATTTCCAAGCGCCGTTTCTTTTGTAAAGCCTTCCGAACTCAACACCCGTCTCGATAGAAAAATCTTCATCCAACTCGTATTTTGCAATTTCTTCATTATTAGAGTTATCTACAACTCTGATGTACGAATTACGAACCTGTCCGAAGTTTTGCTTTCTTCTTTCAAAATCCTCGATAGTGACTACAAAAAGAATCTCTTCTACTCTGGAATCTACTTTATCCAAATCTATTACGATAGCCTCATCATCATCGCCATCACTATTTCCACCTGTTGGATCATCACCTGTGTGAGTAAGAGCGCCATCAGGAGAACTCAAATTATTATAAAAAACAAAATAATCTTCTCCCACCAATTTTCTGTTAGAATCGATCATTATTGCGGACGCATCCAAATCAAAATCGTGACCTGTTCCTTCATTAGGATCCCATCCTAACCCGATCGTCATTTTGGTTAACCCGATGTCAATTTTTTGTCCTTTTTGTAAATTAATTGCCATAAATATGTTTTAATGTTTTATTAGTTTTGATGAAAGGTAAATATAGAACTTTCCTGCCAATGAAAATTATCGAAAAGTTTAAAAAAATCATAAATTTTCAGTTAATTTTATAAAATTCAAGGACTTTTTAGTAATTCTATGAGATAAATCATTCATTCTAAAATTGATACCACACAGTCTCTTATCGAACGAGCATCGAACAACGGATATACAACGGATATACAACGGATATAGAATGGATATACAACTATCGAAGAAAGGATATACAAGCATTGATATTATGTTAAATGATAACCTGTTAAGATCCTTAAAATCAAATATTAAGCCTCGACAAAAATAAAAATTTTACATCACGACACGTTTTGACGTTAACCTATAATACTTTTGGCAAATATAATATTCAAAGTATGACAATTGTCTTGAGAAAATACAATTAATGATTTGAAATTAAACCTAACTTTACACAAGCAAAATGTAGATTATGGATGATTTTCTAGCCGCCAGATCTCAAATGGCAATGTCCCTGGGCTTTCACATCATATTTTCCTGTGTCGGGATGGTAATGCCTTTTCTAATGGCGTTCTCACATTACAAATATTTGACGACCAAAGACGAAGTCTATAAAGGACTCACCAAAGCCTGGAGCAAAGGTGTGGCAATTCTTTTCGCAACTGGAGCCGTTTCCGGAACAATGTTGTCTTTTGAATTGGGTCTGCTTTGGCCAAAGTTTATGGAACACGCCGGTCCGATTTTCGGAATGCCGTTTTCTCTGGAAGGAACTGCCTTTTTCATTGAGGCAATAGCTATTGGATTTTTCCTATATGGTTGGGAAAAATTCAACAAATGGTTTCATTGGTTTTGCGGCGTTGTAGTCGGCGTAAGCGGACTTGCTTCCGGAATTTTGGTTGTAGCTGCCAATGCCTGGATGAATAGCCCGGCAGGCTTCGATTATATTGATGGAAAATATCTGAACATCGATCCTATAAAAGCAATGTTCAATGAGGCTTGGTTTCCACAGGCATTTCATATGACCGTGGCGGCTTTTGCAGCAACAGGATTTGCTGTAGCTGGGATTCACGCCTTGATGATTTTGAAAAAACGAAATGTCAATTTCCATACAAAAGCCTTTAGGATTTCTGCCGGTTTTGCGATTATCGGGGCTTTGCTAGCTCCTATCAGTGGTGATGTTGCAGCAAAATCCGTTGCAGTAAGACAACCGATAAAATTGGCGGCGATGGAAGCGCATTTTGAGACTGAAAAAGGCGCAAGTTTTGTGATAGGTGGTGTTCCAGATGAGGAAAATGAACAAATCAAATACGCTATAAAAGTTCCAAAAGTCTTGAGTTTTCTGGCTTGGGGCGATTTTGATGCCGAAGTAAAAGGGCTGAAAGATTTTCCAAAAGACCACTGGCCTCCGGTTGCGGTTGTTCATTATGCTTTTCAGATTATGATATTTTTCGGGAGCGTGATGATGTTAATTGGTTTGATCTACCTCATCGCTACATTCTGGAAGAAAGAATGGTTGACCAAAAACTGGTATCTGAAAATGTTCGTTGCAGCAATTCCATTTGGTTATATAGCTTTGGAAGCGGGTTGGACAGTGACAGAAGTCGGAAGGCAGCCTTGGATTATTTACGGCATTATGAAAACCATTGATGCGGTGACACCGATGCCGGGAATCCAATATTCGTTTTACTTTTTCACATTGATTTTTATTTCGTTATCATTAATTATCATCTTCTTGTTACTAAGACAACTTAAGATGGTTCCGAAATTATACGACCCTACTGACCCTAATTATAATCCTAAAAATAAGAAATAATGATTTACGTAGTTATTGCATTTCTCTGGGTTTCAATTTGTTTGTATGTGATTACAGGTGGCGCAGATTTCGGAGCTGGGATTATCGAATTATTTTCCAAAAAATCTTATCGTAACCAAACGAAAAAGATAATGTCCAAATCTATCGCACCAATTTGGGAAGCGAATCATATGTGGCTGATTATTGCTGTTGTAATTTTATTTGTCGGTTTTCCTACAATCTATACAACTGTTTCGACTTATCTTCATATTCCTCTAGTTCTGATGCTGATTGGGATTATCGCAAGAGGAACCGCTTTTACATTCAGAAATTATGATGCTGTTGAGGATAACTGGCAAAAACTATATGCCCAGATTTTCTTTTATTCAAGCTTGTTGACACCATTTTTTTTAGGAATTATTGCAGCGGCAACGATTTCTGGCTCAATTGATACTGAAGCAAAAGATTTTCTGAGTCTTTACATTTTCAGTTGGCTGAATCCTTTCGGAGTTTGTGTAGGTTTTTTCACCGTTTCGCTTTGTGCTTATCTGGCCTCGTTGTTTTCTCTTCACGAAGCGAGATTCAGTGATGCGTTGCCAATTATGAAAAAAAAGGCAAGAGAAACAGCTATTTATGTAGTCGTAACAGGCATTTTAGTTTTTGTAAGCGCTCATTATTCTGACATCCCTTTATTAAAATGGATTTTTTCCAAAGCTTTGGGAATTATCGCCATAACACTGGCAACAATCAGTTTATTGTTTACCAACGAGGCCATCAAGAAAGGTCATTTTCTGTTGGTCAGAATTTATGGCGGGTTTCAGATCATTATGATTCTGGTTGCTGCCACTTATCAGCACAATCCTAATATCATTCTTTTTGCCAACGGCGGTCATCTTTCTCTGTTTGATGAAAGTGCTGCGCCGAAAACTATTGAAGCTTTGGGCTGGGCTCTTCTTTTGGGAAGTATCTTCATTCTGCCGTTTCTGTTTTATTTGTTGATGTCTTTCGGCAATCAAAGCAGAAAAGATCCGGAATAATAAAATAATACTACGGTCGTTTTTTAAATAGTGGTTTTATTTTTGATATCAGGAAGCCATTGAAAATTTAATAAAATAAGTTTATGAAGAAATTGCTATTGACAATGGGTTTGTTGGCTTGCGTTTTGTCTTATGCTCAAGCCTGGAAAGGTGCAGGTGACCAAAAAGCACAAGCGGGAATTAATGTTTGGGGATTTGGAACCGGACCTACTGCAAGTTATGATTATGGACTTTCTAACCTCATCTCTGTTGGTGGAGGTGCGAATGTTTATTTTAATGAAGATGATGATAATCCTTTTGTTTTCGGACGTATTGGGTTTCACTTACAAGAAGCTTTGGCATTACCTTCTGAAATAGATATCTATCCTGGTGTTAATGTAGGAGTTGCCGGTAGAAACTTCGGTTTAGGCGTTTATCTTGGTGCAAGATATTTTTTCACAGAGAACTGGGGCGCTTTTATAGAAGCCGGGAACAATGGAAGTTTTGGTGTTTCTTATTCTTTCTAAACTCAATTACAACGCAATAAAAAAAGCATTTCAGAATATCTGGAATGCTTTTTTGTTTTATTAATTTGAAAATTTTACTTCCCGATTTCTTTCTCGATTTTCAAAATCATTTCTTTTGCATTGTGATTGGCCGGATCAAGTTCTAATGATTTTTGATAATCCTTTTTTGACAACGCATATTCTTTTTTATTAAAATAAGCTTCGCCACGGCTGTCATAAACATTACCCGATTTTGGAAACTCATTGACATTCAAATCAAAAATTTTAAGCGCTTTGTCTAATTGATTATCTCTCAAAAATTCATATCCTAATTCATTGAGTTCATTTTCATTGGAAAAATTGTAGTCGTTTGGCTTCGTTCTTTTTAATTCTTTGTAGAGCGCAATTCCCTTATCAATATTTTTAAGGCTCTCTTTTCTAATCGTTAAACCGATCGATTCTTTTTGAGGCACGACAGGATAATTTTTCCATTGGTTCAAGCTGGCAATACTTAAAAGGATTTCATCGATTAATTTAAAATTATTACCGTTGGTCATTACAACCAGACCGTTTCCGTCTTCAACACTTCCAATATAATAGCAGACAAAACCTTCATTCCCGCCACTGTGTGCGAAATATTTTGTGCCTTTGAAATCATTCAGAAATACACCATAATTGTTCTCAATTCTTTTTTGAGACATTTCTTTGGACAAAATTTTATTGGATTTTCCAAGTAATGATAACTGGGTTTCGATGATATATTTTGCCAGATCATTGGGATTTGTCCATAAACCGGCTGCGGCTTTTTCAGGATAAATATGATATTTGCCATTGACTTCTTTTCCATTATTATAAGCCGTTGCAAGCAGCTTTTCTTTATCTGGAGAAGGTGGTTGATTGTAAGAGCTTCTGGTCATTCCTAATGGCGTCAAGACATTTTTCAACATATAATCTTCATACTTTTCACCTGTCGTACTTTCAAGAATTAATTGTGAAATAGTTGTTCCACCACCTGAATACTGGAATTTGAGATTAGGCTCAAACACTGATTGAACTGCAGGAGAATTGGCTGGTTTTTGTCCATTGAGAATTTGTATTATTGTTGGTAATTCTGTTCCTTTTTGATAACCTCCGAAACCGTGTACAGACAAACCTGCTTTATGACTCAACAGATTTGCAATGGAAATTTTTTTTCCTTTTGAAAGTGAATCGTATGGAAATTTCCAGGTTTTTAAATAATTATTGATGTCATCATCCAAACCTAACTTGCCTTGTTCAACCAGCTTCAAAACCCCGAGACTATTGATAGATTTGCTTATAGACGCTGCCTGAAATAGTGTCTGCGGGGTTGCTTTTCTATTTTCAGCAACGTCTGCATAACCATAAGCTTTTGCCCATTCTACCTTATAATCTCTTATGACTGCGATGCTTACCGCATTCATATTGTAGAAAGTCATTCTCTCTTTTAGAGTCCATTTTTTTGTTTTCGATGTATCCCAACTGAGTAGATTGTCTTCAAATGATTTGATTTTATCATTTACGCTTTGGGCAAAAACATTTAATGATAGAGACAGCAGCAGGATTAGGCTTGGTTTTTTCATATATAAATAATTGATTTTCTATTTGATAAGACAATTTAGAGAAAAATATTGTTACATTTTGAGACTGTTTTATTTTTCGATTTCTTTTTCGATTTTCTCTACCATCTTTTCTGCATTCCCGTTGGTTCCGCCAAGACCGATTGCTTTTTTATAATTCTCTAATGCCAAATCATATTGCTTATTGGTAAAATAAGCCTCTCCTAAACTATCAAATAGATTTGCATCTTTAGGAAACTCGTTGGTAGCCAATTTGAATATGGTTATGGATTCGTGGCTTTTGCCGAGCCTTAATAATTCATATCCCAATTTATTAAGTTCTCCAGGATTTTCAAAACTGTATTCATTTTTAGAATTTTTCTTAAGTAAATAATAGGTTTCTATCGCTTTATTGACGTCATTGACAGCTTCTTTTCTTATCGCTTGATAAACAGATTTTTTAGGAATTTTGTACTCTTTTCCTAACATCAGATTATGAATAATATGTCCCAAATCCCAAACTCTATTGATGTTATTGGAAACCAGAATTATCGTAATATTATTTTTAAGATCATTTAAAAAGATGGATTCGAATTTATACGAAACGCCATTGTGTCTTTGTAGTTCTTCTTTTTCAAAGTATCTGCCAAGAGATCCGCCTTCGTCTTTGGCGTATGGATTATTCAACAAAGTTTGGAAGGATTCTTTGGATATTAATCGATTAGAATTCAGCGCTTCAATCCATTTATAGAGATCATCGATATCTACCCAAAGCCATCCGCTAATAAATTGCATTTCCGGGCATCTGACATTGTCCATATCATAACAAGACGTTCGGTTTTTATATCCCGATTTGGGATCAAATACCGAGTTGGTCATTTTTAATGGCTTAATTATATTTTTAGAAACGAATTCCTCAAATGACATTCCGGTTACCTTTTCAATGATTCTTCTTTGCAAGAAAACGTTACCATTATCATACCTGTAACTGGTTCCCGGTTCGAATAATAGACTATCGTTACTTCGCAAAATCTTCCACGCCTCTTCATCATTTTTCGGGACTATTAACCCATTTTCTATCCTAGGAATCCCACTGGCATAATTAATCAAATGACGGATGGTAACTTTCTCTGCCCATTTTGGTAATCCTAAATTAAATTTGGAAATTGGGTCATCCAGATCGAGAAGACCACGCTCTACTAAAATCATTATAGAAACCGCATTAAATTCCTTTGCAATAGAACCAATGTTAAATATCGATCTTTTATTTAAAAGCGTTTGCTTCGTTTCATCAGTAAAACCAAATGATTTTTGATAGATGATTTTATTATTTTTAGCGATGAGGACATTTCCGTTGAATAAACCTCTTTCATAAGATTTCGCCATTACAGAATCAATTTGATTGGCATACACCGATTCTTTTTTCGATTTGTTTCTGTTGTTTAAGTCATTCACAGTTTGTGCAAAAGTACTTATTGATAAAAGCAGAAGCAAGATTAAATGTAGTTCTTTCATTTTATAACTATTTTTTTAGTTATTAATATAACAACTATAGAAAAGCTTTTATTACATCGTTATTGAATTTATTTACAAACTTCCAAAATAAAAAGCTTCGGAAGTTTTTCCGAAGCTTGCGTTAAATCTATATTTCAACCGTATTATTATAATGGGCTAATTTTTCTTTCTCCCGCTTTTCCTGCTCTTTGAGTCTTTTCATCAGTTCAGGATTTTTCTCATCAAACCATTGTGACATCTGTCCCATCGGGTTTTTGCGGTATTCACTCAGTCTTTTTACGAAACCATCTTTGGTGATTTTCTTCGCTTCGCCCATTTGAAACTCCAGATAGTTCTGTTTGTTCGTGACGATGTTTTGACTTAGTTTTTTGTTAGCTTCCAGTGTCCAGATATAATTCTGACCAGCGTCTTCGATTTTCACAATCAATCCGGGCAAACCTGAAAATTTATACGGTCCGTCCTGAATTGGGATTTCCGGTGTGAACCAGGCAGTCCATTTTCTTTCGCCAAATTCTGTTGTCGCTTTTTGTGTATTGTAAACACCGATTTTTTCTTTTTCTGATGAGATGTTCCATTTCAGATTCGGTTTTTCTTCATAAACATAATACTCAGACATTCCGATGAAATCCTTATAGCGCAGCGTTCCATTTTTTAGCTTACTGATTCTGTAGCTGAAAATCGGCGGTTTCTTGGACATCAAGGCGGCATCTACATCAGCGCCCATTTCCTGAGCTTTTTTTATGCCCGCAGTCAATGTAGAATCGTAATCCAATTGCTTGTAAGAC encodes:
- a CDS encoding toxic anion resistance protein; the encoded protein is MDLPQVTSPVIDKNGNVDLAQLPSIDVQKYDSLSGSLDEQNPNSIINFGSELQNSLANQSDSFLNNVRKSNSGEVGELINKLLVELNYVDVDELEGSSVKKFLKKIPFLSKMVSSVETLFVKYDKIVNNISDISNKVNAGIINSTKDNAVLQTIFTSNIESVKKIEDYIIAGSLRMQKSSEELALMEINAAQYQDYQIADKRDFIARLDRRLADLKVVRFIILQSLPQIRLIQNNNVSIAEKAQTILTTTLPVWKNQLTLAVAMHRQQQNIDVQKKVSSTTEEILRKNAQRLQQNTIDVARANEQTIVSIDTLRDTTSSLISTLNEVKQIQQQGAQSRQQLDVELKNLEDTLKKQIQNS
- a CDS encoding TerD family protein — protein: MAINLQKGQRQNINAPKFTIGLGWDANNSSTGGAFDLDASVFVLGENKKLVADEFFVFYNNLQTPDKSVTHTGDNLTGDGDGDDEQIKIDLTGIDPRVKEIIVVVTIHEADSRNQNFGQVRNSFIRVFNTETNEEILKYELDEDFSIETAVEFGRIYERNGEWKFEAVGNGQREGLAKYLSLYQ
- a CDS encoding phosphoribosyltransferase family protein — protein: MKKRYSLHKIESELKSPFDEGSYSRFKFGDTSVAKEFAEELFQGFISEFRDELLEQEEIILFPSPYHSIPTASNFLCFYFKEQLNYFLFENGKSACLEGKIHRKQTYVEDYGNMSYEERINLIANDTYYIDKSFVDGKFCLFLDDIKITGSHENTVDKILKHYDVNGEFIFVYFAELMNKNIHPKIENHYNYFKIKTTEDLIDVINGRDFHFNTRITKYILLMQDQDFENIYNNISEAKRKEILNLAISNNYHLVEEYKQNIIKLKNKLQWQSTYKKDKDKILMPQNSLLD
- a CDS encoding HAD family hydrolase, with translation MEIDIDSYEHFSFDLWLTIIKSNPNFKGKRDALFRDFFSIEKDIDEVRKTVRHYDILFNRISEKTGNHLEREETFLIMLDALGKDTEKISLEDLNQFFHQVDDLFLNNIPVILWENIEEILIEIKEKNKTASILSNTAFINGESLRKVLEHHGLANYFSFMIFSDEVKASKPNLKIFDMMFNKINELRKVEKEKILHIGDNRIADYEGAKRFGVKAQLVKF
- a CDS encoding TerD family protein; protein product: MAINLQKGQKIDIGLTKMTIGLGWDPNEGTGHDFDLDASAIMIDSNRKLVGEDYFVFYNNLSSPDGALTHTGDDPTGGNSDGDDDEAIVIDLDKVDSRVEEILFVVTIEDFERRKQNFGQVRNSYIRVVDNSNNEEIAKYELDEDFSIETGVEFGRLYKRNGAWKFEASGIGYKADLGFFLEKYYNGSIIK
- a CDS encoding cytochrome ubiquinol oxidase subunit I; protein product: MDDFLAARSQMAMSLGFHIIFSCVGMVMPFLMAFSHYKYLTTKDEVYKGLTKAWSKGVAILFATGAVSGTMLSFELGLLWPKFMEHAGPIFGMPFSLEGTAFFIEAIAIGFFLYGWEKFNKWFHWFCGVVVGVSGLASGILVVAANAWMNSPAGFDYIDGKYLNIDPIKAMFNEAWFPQAFHMTVAAFAATGFAVAGIHALMILKKRNVNFHTKAFRISAGFAIIGALLAPISGDVAAKSVAVRQPIKLAAMEAHFETEKGASFVIGGVPDEENEQIKYAIKVPKVLSFLAWGDFDAEVKGLKDFPKDHWPPVAVVHYAFQIMIFFGSVMMLIGLIYLIATFWKKEWLTKNWYLKMFVAAIPFGYIALEAGWTVTEVGRQPWIIYGIMKTIDAVTPMPGIQYSFYFFTLIFISLSLIIIFLLLRQLKMVPKLYDPTDPNYNPKNKK
- a CDS encoding cytochrome d ubiquinol oxidase subunit II — protein: MIYVVIAFLWVSICLYVITGGADFGAGIIELFSKKSYRNQTKKIMSKSIAPIWEANHMWLIIAVVILFVGFPTIYTTVSTYLHIPLVLMLIGIIARGTAFTFRNYDAVEDNWQKLYAQIFFYSSLLTPFFLGIIAAATISGSIDTEAKDFLSLYIFSWLNPFGVCVGFFTVSLCAYLASLFSLHEARFSDALPIMKKKARETAIYVVVTGILVFVSAHYSDIPLLKWIFSKALGIIAITLATISLLFTNEAIKKGHFLLVRIYGGFQIIMILVAATYQHNPNIILFANGGHLSLFDESAAPKTIEALGWALLLGSIFILPFLFYLLMSFGNQSRKDPE
- a CDS encoding DUF6646 family protein — encoded protein: MKKLLLTMGLLACVLSYAQAWKGAGDQKAQAGINVWGFGTGPTASYDYGLSNLISVGGGANVYFNEDDDNPFVFGRIGFHLQEALALPSEIDIYPGVNVGVAGRNFGLGVYLGARYFFTENWGAFIEAGNNGSFGVSYSF
- a CDS encoding serine hydrolase domain-containing protein produces the protein MKKPSLILLLSLSLNVFAQSVNDKIKSFEDNLLSWDTSKTKKWTLKERMTFYNMNAVSIAVIRDYKVEWAKAYGYADVAENRKATPQTLFQAASISKSINSLGVLKLVEQGKLGLDDDINNYLKTWKFPYDSLSKGKKISIANLLSHKAGLSVHGFGGYQKGTELPTIIQILNGQKPANSPAVQSVFEPNLKFQYSGGGTTISQLILESTTGEKYEDYMLKNVLTPLGMTRSSYNQPPSPDKEKLLATAYNNGKEVNGKYHIYPEKAAAGLWTNPNDLAKYIIETQLSLLGKSNKILSKEMSQKRIENNYGVFLNDFKGTKYFAHSGGNEGFVCYYIGSVEDGNGLVVMTNGNNFKLIDEILLSIASLNQWKNYPVVPQKESIGLTIRKESLKNIDKGIALYKELKRTKPNDYNFSNENELNELGYEFLRDNQLDKALKIFDLNVNEFPKSGNVYDSRGEAYFNKKEYALSKKDYQKSLELDPANHNAKEMILKIEKEIGK
- a CDS encoding beta-lactamase family protein is translated as MKELHLILLLLLSISTFAQTVNDLNNRNKSKKESVYANQIDSVMAKSYERGLFNGNVLIAKNNKIIYQKSFGFTDETKQTLLNKRSIFNIGSIAKEFNAVSIMILVERGLLDLDDPISKFNLGLPKWAEKVTIRHLINYASGIPRIENGLIVPKNDEEAWKILRSNDSLLFEPGTSYRYDNGNVFLQRRIIEKVTGMSFEEFVSKNIIKPLKMTNSVFDPKSGYKNRTSCYDMDNVRCPEMQFISGWLWVDIDDLYKWIEALNSNRLISKESFQTLLNNPYAKDEGGSLGRYFEKEELQRHNGVSYKFESIFLNDLKNNITIILVSNNINRVWDLGHIIHNLMLGKEYKIPKKSVYQAIRKEAVNDVNKAIETYYLLKKNSKNEYSFENPGELNKLGYELLRLGKSHESITIFKLATNEFPKDANLFDSLGEAYFTNKQYDLALENYKKAIGLGGTNGNAEKMVEKIEKEIEK
- a CDS encoding GLPGLI family protein, with amino-acid sequence MRKLIAFNLLLIFALAHSQVHRFYYEMVYKPTKDSATTEKEMMVLDVGKDESLFMSYKQLDYDSTLTAGIKKAQEMGADVDAALMSKKPPIFSYRISKLKNGTLRYKDFIGMSEYYVYEEKPNLKWNISSEKEKIGVYNTQKATTEFGERKWTAWFTPEIPIQDGPYKFSGLPGLIVKIEDAGQNYIWTLEANKKLSQNIVTNKQNYLEFQMGEAKKITKDGFVKRLSEYRKNPMGQMSQWFDEKNPELMKRLKEQEKREKEKLAHYNNTVEI